From a single Parambassis ranga chromosome 2, fParRan2.1, whole genome shotgun sequence genomic region:
- the LOC114431889 gene encoding CMP-N-acetylneuraminate-beta-galactosamide-alpha-2,3-sialyltransferase 1-like: protein MSLPKQRRIRTLALLFCIITFTTFLFSYTFRDPSVYFFKYAFRLSDNLFSKGLCACRQCIAELEDDPWFAERFNQSIHPLMTRENSVLSDDTFKWWQWLQSERQPANFSEVVEELFQVIPDEVLYMDAGPERCRTCAVVGNSGNLKGSQYGGLIDSSDLIIRMNQAPTAGFEEDVGTKTTHHVMYPESARDLDNTTSLVLIPFKTLDLQWIISALTTGTIEHTYLPVMSRIRANKDKVLIYSPTFFKYVYESWLDGHGRYPSTGFLSLLFAVHICDEVNVFGFGADQYGNWHHYWEENNLAGAFRHTGVHDGDYEYNVTLLLADKHKIRMFKGR from the exons ATGTCTCTGCCCAAGCAGAGGAGAATCAGGACTTTAGCTCTGCTGTTTTGCATCATTACATTCACAACATTCCTGTTCAGTTACACTTTCCGGGATCCCTCAGTCTACTTCTTCAAGTACGCATTCCGGCTGTCAGACAACTTGTTCTCCAAAGGGCTGTGTGCCTGCCGTCAGTGCATAGCAGAGCTGGAGGATGACCCGTGGTTTGCCGAGCGCTTCAACCAGTCCATCCACCCCCTGATGACCAGGGAGAACAGCGTCCTCTCAGATGACACCTTCAAGTGGTGGCAG TGGTTGCAGTCAGAGCGGCAGCCAGCCAACTTCAGTgaagtggtggaggagctgttcCAAGTCATCCCTGATGAGGTGCTTTACATGGACGCCGGCCCGGAGCGCTGCAGGACCTGCGCTGTGGTGGGAAACTCCGGGAACCTGAAGGGCTCCCAGTATGGCGGCCTCATCGACTCCAGTGATCTCATCATAAG aatGAACCAGGCTCCCACTGCAGGCTTTGAGGAAGATGTGGGCACCAAAACCACTCATCATGTTATGTATCCAGAGAGTGCCAGAGACCTGGACAATACCACCAGCCTGGTTCTGATCCCTTTCAAGACTCTTGACCTGCAGTGGATCATTAGTGCTCTGACCACTGGCACTATTGAACA cacATACCTGCCTGTGATGTCCAGGATAAGGGCAAACAAAGATAAG GTGTTGATTTACAGTCCGACTTTTTTCAAATACGTCTATGAGTCCTGGCTGGACGGTCATGGTCGGTATCCATCGACTGGCTTCCTCAGCTTGCTGTTTGCTGTCCACATATGtgatgag GTCAATGTGTTTGGATTCGGCGCAGACCAGTACGGAAACTGGCACCACTACTGGGAAGAGAACAATCTGGCCGGAGCTTTCCGTCACACGGGAGTCCATGACGGAGATTACGAATATAACGTCACCCTGCTGCTGGCAGACAAGCACAAAATTCGAATGTTTAAAGGCAGATGA